The genomic DNA gatcacttgagcccagaaaatggaggctgcagtgagccatgattgtaccactatacttcagcctaggtgacagtgagacactgtcttagttaaaaaaaaaaaaaaatcagttgtaaaTTATTCTGTTTAAAGAGATAGAGAAGAACAACAAGgatatgaataatatatttagGAAATACTTCAGTCCAAAatggtttcaaataatttttaatatgatttgTTATCTGGACattcatatatatggaatatttcATTTCCTAATTGTATCAAATAAATTTGATGGTACATCAATGAATGACTTCAGTGACAAAAGATTGTGATTATAGAAAATGATTATAAAGGTTACTATgtaaattacttattttatatccttagctttaaatttatataattgagTCAGAATTTTTGTTCTGTTGTAGTGCAGACAGTAGGAAACAAAAGGCTAAGAAATCATTATTTAAGCatttaaagaacataaattttgGTGTTAAACACAATGAAAACCATCTCAGTACAAAAGCAATTGTCATAATATGATTAAAATTGTCTTACTGGTTAAGGCAAATGTACTAATCTGTCTTTGACTTGGATTTCTTGAATTGGTTGTGCAAAATGAGAAAGTACTTCAAATCAGTCATTCTTTGgattcatttatgttttactttgttcttttctgatattttgtAGTTCCATTTAGAAATGTAATGACAGCTTTGCAGTTTCCGAAAATAATGGAATTCCTTCCAGTTCTTCTGCCTCGACACTTTAAATGGCTCATAGAGTCAGGTTCTAAAGAGATGTTGAAAGAGATAGAAGAGATTTTAGGTACACATCCGTGGAAACTTGGATTTAGTAAAGTAAGTAAAACATTTGCTCAGCATATAGTAATCTTGTGTAAGGTCTGGTTTCAAAGTTGgcagtttttcctttctctttcaaaggaaagaaatttgtGTGGACCCCagtactgatttatttttattcaaatgttgCAACTGTACATAAACTTCTTATGGCTATAGCATAAGAACATTTTATAAGTAGTTATGCAACTTATAGAGTTGCATACAtttgtaattgaaaaaaaattgatgacATTCAAATTATCGGTATTAATTTAGTTGTATAATTTAATGTGATCAATGTCCTGTAATTAAATTGTCATTTGCAACTTGAGTATAGATCTCATTGAGGTCAAAAGCTCTTACAAATTTGGCAAGTCCATTCTGCTGTGCAACTCAATGTCCCACTTCCAGTTTGAACTGTTGACAATTTTCATTATTCATGTGATATATCATGATgccatttgatttttgttttgtacaATAACATCATTTATAAATGAATCCACTTCTGTTCTTATTATTAGAGACTATGAGTAGTAAAGGGACACACTGAGGCTCCAGTGGTATTGGAAACCAAATGTGGTACTTAATCTTGGTAGTTCTTGGTTATAAGGtggttttccaaagaaaaatacaattgagaAACTCTGAGAAAATTCTTGGAACCTCAAGAATGTTTGCAGATGCTGAGTTTGAGAAATACTGGAATAAGGAATTTTTCCCTTACATAAAATGTCTATAAATTCAGTATGCTTTTAAAGATGAGGTTCTGGAACATgagattattatatatatttattcagtgGAGAAGAATGGAAGAGCAATGATTTGTAAAAGGCAGATAATAATAGTTtacctttttgtttaaaaaaacccTGTAAAATCCAATGTTCTTTATAGAGATATTAAGAAGGGAAGATCGTTTTTTAGCTCTTTAGAGGTCTTTGGAGCCTGTTCACATTTcaagaataaattatataacattttattattaacaatacACTTTGTGTTAGGCTAATATAATagagtaaacatttattgagacctTACCAGTGTAGAATGGAGATGCAGTCAGGCCCTTACTCTCACTCTTGCTAGGCTCACTGCCTTCCTGGTGAAGCACAGACTTTGCGTTTTTCTTTGTGGTCAAATGAGTTTGAGGCTATATCTATCAAGATCCTAGGGCCAgccttcttccctccctgccactatccctttctctctacctcttctttttgtctttttttttcccacccaggctggagtgccatggtgtgatctctgctcactcgAGTCTCcacctggttcaagtgattctcctgcctcagctcctgaatagctgggattacaggcgtgtgccaccacaccctgtatttgtaaaaacacaaataatttttgtatttttagtaggcacagggtttcaccatgttggccaggctggtcttgaactcctgtcctcaagtgatctgcccaccttggcatcccaaagtgctggattacaggcgtgagctaccgcacctggccttctacctcctctattaaaaaaaaaaaaaaaaaaaaattaaagcattacaTATCAGCTACTGTAttttctgccttctggattcagtGAACACCTGTTTAAGGAGCTGTTGAAGTCCCAGATTCTCTCCCCATTGTGGGCGTTAAGTGATTACTGCTTCCCACCCTAGCAAGAGGATAAggatttctcttgcctgatgccaTTCAGCTGAGAGCATCCAGGCTTGGAGATACCAGGTGAGGATAAGGCAGAGATTATCTGGTGGTGACTCAGGTTTTTCATTAGGGAACagtcccttccctctccccatgtCAGGATCTGGAAGTGTTTTCTCCTTTCCAGTCACTCTTCTCAGAGAAGAATTGTACATGGAGAGTTTAAGCCTAGTTGCAGCATTCTGGGACTCATGAGAAAAAAAGGAGGCCTGAGGTCCCACCATTCAGCATGTAAACCACTATCCAAGtattgtgttagtttgctggggctgccaGAACAAGTACTGCTGactgaatggcttaaacaacagaaactttttgtcttacagttctggaggctacaagtctGGGTTGATTTCTTCCaaggcttctctccttggcttgtagatggttaTTGTCTCTCattatgtcttcacatggccttccttTGTTGCTAGTCtatgtcctaatctcttcttcttataagaatACCAATCATATTAGAGTAGGGCCCATCCAGAGGACCTCATCAATGAGGTGAATGGTCCcctttaaccttaattacctctttaaaaccctgtctccaaatatagtcacattctgaggatattgggggttaggacaggacatcaacatatgaattttgcagGGGACGCAGTTCAGCCCATAAAAGGTATGGAGGGCTCAGGAGTGATGTCTCCATCAAGGAAAAATGGAGCTGATAGATGATATGCTCAGTAGATTATAGTGAAGGGAGTTCTGTCTCTTCTGTGGAGTTTAGCCAGAATTGTTGATAGACACGTAGAAAACTAAACAAGCCAAGAAAATGAGGCAGATGTTAACTTCATGATACACACTGAGTTCAACACAAAACTTAATGTAGCAGAGTACATCCTGTCACTCAGCTGTGAATCCTATTTGCATAAGCATAATAAATACCTATTTAACCAAAATTGAACAAAATGTATACTACGACATTTTTCAAATATAGGAACCAAAGAAACACCTGTGGAGGTAATGGTATAAAATAGAATGACCTTCCATAGAGATAGACTTTCCATATTAAGGAGTTAATAATACATatctaaaatcttttaaaaatcaagggaAAATATCTACAGTACTTAGAAATATGGAGGTAAATTCTGGAAGAAATAACTAAAGTGTTGGAGATGTCGCCTTTAGAAGGCATGTGAAGAGATAAGGAAAGGATTCAATTTTTTGTGATAAGCCTTATagtattatttcacttttaaaactgtgtgttagtgtgataaaatataatttttatttaaaaattttatagagcTCTAATTACAGTGCAGCCAGTTAAAAAATAGTGATCTATGGTATTTTCTGCAAATTTCATTGAAGTTCATGTCTtctgggatttaaaaaattattaataaagaaCGTATTCATAAACACTTATGATGTTTATAAACCAACCTgaactttatttcttaaagataaCCTACAGAGAGTGGAAACTGTTGCGATGTGAGGCAAGTTGGATAGCATTTTGTCAGTGCGAGTCTCTTCTCCAGCTGATGACTGATTTGGAGAAGAATGCATTAATAATGTATTCCAAACTGAAGCAGATATGTAGAGAACATGGACACACATATGTTGAAGTGAATGACTTAACTTTGACATTGTCAGATCATATGTCATTTCATGCTGCTTCGGACTCTCTGAAGTTTTTGAAGGATATTGGTGTGGTGACATATGAGAAGGCCTGTGTCTTCCCTTACGACCTTTACCAGGCTGAAAGAGCCATCGCCTTTTCAATTTGTGACCTGATGCAGAGGCCTCCTTGGCGTTTATGTGTCGATGTCAAAAAGGTGCTTGCTTCTATTCACACCACAAAACCTGAGAATTCAAGTGATGATGCATTGAATGAGAGCAAACCTGATGAAGCAAGATTAGAAAATCCTGTGGATGTTGTGGACACACAGGACAGTGGTGACCATATTTGGACTAatggtgaaaatgaaattaatgcagaaataagTGAAGTTCAGCTGGATCAGGATCAGGTTGAAGTTCCACTGGATCGGGATCAGGTGGCTGCTTTGGAGATGATTTGCTCCAATCCTGTGACAGTCATAAGTGGGAAAGGTGGATGTGGGAAGACCACAATCGTTAGCCGTCTTTTTAAGCATATAGAGCAGTTggaagaaagagaagtaaaaaatgCCTGTGAAGATTTTGAACAAGACCAGAATGCTTCAGAAGAATGGATTACCTTTACTGAGCAAAGTCAACTAGAGGCGGGCAAGGCTATAGAAGTTTTGCTCACAGCACCTACAGGGAAAGCAGCTGGCTTACTAAGACAGAAAACTGGTCTTCATGCCTACACACTGTGTCAGGTAAAACCTTTGACATTTCATCTGTAGATAAAACatttgttggctgggtgcagtggctcacgcctgtaatcccagcactttgggaggctgaggcgggcagatcacaaggtcaggagatggagaccatcctggttaacacggtggaaccccgtctctactaaaaatacaaaaaattagccaggcacggtggcacgcacctgtagtcccagcaatttgggaggctgagtcaggagaattgtttgaacccaggaggcggaggttgcagtgagctgagattgcgccactgcactccagcctggacaacagagcgagactccgtctcaaaaaacaagcaaacaaacaaaatttaccTTAAAGACAAACTTATTTCTTAAAGCAATTGGTaggtatttattgaatgtctccTGGGTCCCTGTCTTGCGGTAACTAATCATTTAGATCAATGCTTTTCAAAACAGCCAGTCTGTAAATTGTTACCAGTTTACACGAGAAAGGAGCTAATGGTAGAAGTAAATCAGTGCACTGCTTCCTTCCTTGAGAAAgtcttatggaaaaaaaaaaaaaaacaaaaaaaactatcgGGTCCAGTGCTgcggttcctgcctgtaatcccagcactttgggaggccaaggtgggaggatcacttgagctcaggagtttgagacttgcttgggcaacatagtgagatctccatctctacaaaaaattaaaaaattaggtgggcatggtggcatgcacccgtagttccagctactcaggaggctgaagtgagaggattgtttgaggctgtgaggtcaaggctacagtgagccgtgtttacaccactgcagtccagcctgggtgacaaggtaagaccctgtctaaaaacaacaacaacaaaatcagtcCCACTAGAGTGTAGGCGTAATGATATAGTTAGTTAAGATCCTGGTACAATATCTGTTTCTCATGGGGGCTGGTTACAAACATGTCACAGTCcatagaccacattttgagtagcaCTGGAAATGGAAGTAAAAGGCTTATATTTTGTAGGATGAAAGTGAGGACTTTACTCATCTGGtataaatctttatttcttccacctggaacagtgcctgacaaATAGTAGTCacacaataaaaatttcaaataaattaacattcttgagaaaaaaaatagtattggCTATAATTAACAATCATGGAGTTTAAGCTTGTAAAGAGTTGGAGAGGTTCCTCTAGCCCTAGGCCTGACCTgccattttataaagaaacttgGTAGTTCGAAGATTTCTAAAGAAGGTAATCATTGAATTGGACTCCAAGGACCATGGAGACTCAGGTGAGGGGAAGGACATTGGACTTACAGGAAAGGCCTTTGCAAAGGCATCGAGGAATATGATCATAGTGTGCATAGAGGGTTTTGGGGTGACTTCATTGACTGGAATGAAGCCCGTGTCTGACAGAATAGTGGAAATTAAACTTGGGTTAGACAGTTAATTCGAGCTTTAAAGTTTGTAAAGTATTTTGACTTATCTCATTATATGCTTGATAAAGTGATGTTATCTCCACATTTACAGAAGAGCCAGTTGAAGTTTGGGGATGTTAAACATCTTGCCCAGGATCTCAGTTAGGTGTAGAACTAGGACTTGAAATGGCATTTCAGCTTGTTGTTCTTTCCATGGCATcattatttcctcatttattacAGATGCTGCACACTAACAATGAAACTTGAACTTGGTCTCCTAGGGAGCCATTTAGGTTCCTAAGCAAGAAAGTGAAATGAGGAAGATCTTATAGAGTTGTAGAGCCATGAGCCACTTACATATCTTGCCTATTACCTCCATTTATCACATGAATGAATGGAGACCTAGAGATGTTCAGTGTAGCTTATCGGTAGGAGAGTTTTCTGAtcagtttatgatttttttttttttttttgtactatgCCTTCATGTCTGATTAGTCTGAAGGATTGAATTAGAAGGGGACACCCAAAAGGGATTATTACCAAGTTTGATCTGATGTGTCAATTCTGATTAGTTGTTAGTATCTTAGTATCTGCTTGGGGTGCTGAGAGAATATTTCTGAAGCTATGTTTAGGCTCAGGAGAGAGTGTAAGAGCACAGAAAGAGCACTGGAGTGCCATTTATCATCCTTGGactagggttgccagatttagcagataaaaatatgaataattttttagtataagtatgtatCAAATAATTCATTGACTTGCTTATACTAAAAAGTCATTTATTGTGTATTTgaagttcaaatttaactgaATGCCTTGTATTTTATGGGGCAATCCCATCCTGGGATTGTGTGTGGGGGAATCTGGCTGCAAAGCTATTGGAGTCATCAAGGTGCTGATAGATGGAGCCTGTATTGAGCTGATCGCACTGGAAATACAGTGAAAAGTGTCAgcatttttaagataataaattgaATATATCATATAACAGGAAAGAAATGGCTAATTCCAAACGTTGTGAGACATGGCTACTGCAAGCACAGGGGGTTTTGGTGAAGGGAATTGATGCACTTGGATAGGAAATGTGAGGGCTTTACTTAATAGACATGTTGAATCTAGTTTTAGTGGAAAAATTAGATGATGATGTGATATGATACCATTTAGAAAATCTGTACTTAATACAGATTGAAAATttgaaatgctccagtgagcgTTTTCTTTGAGTGTTacgtcagtgctcaaaaagttaaggattttggattttgagtttgtagattagggatactcaacctataaATGTTCATACTGATGACATAGAAACATTTTTGGAATGACATACACTAAAATATTGAATGTTCTCTGGTTGTAATTTTacaaccatttttttcctcatctatatttaaaaaataataaatagtattaCATTTGTAGTAAAgaatgttgttttttatttgttgttgggGATGGTGTggtggtagtttttaaaaagttgaggtgtggaaatttggaatatttaaaagaaaaagtagtattTTCATAATTAGATTGAGAAAGCGCTGCTTTTATTTCAGAATGGAGTACTATGGTTGGGAGAAGGGGAGGGCTTCAGTGGCGTGTCTCAGATGGCCACAAGGTTTATTTGGGAATGGAAAAGAATAGGGAGCTTTCTGTGTTTAAGAACGATGAGAGAAGTGTTGAGATTTTGGAACAATCTGACTTTTTTTCGTTTTTAGGTTTATTTGGTCTGTCTGTTCTGCATGTTCAACCCTATAACTTTTGTGTTTCTCTActtcccacccacccctgccaATTTAAGAGTTTTGCCTTAAAATAACTTGCTATTAATTATTGGTTTTGTAGATTTTATAACCTGACTTTAGGAATGCCATACTTTGCTTGTAGGTCAATTATAGCTTCTATTCATGGAATCAAACAATGATGACCACAAACAAACCATGGAAATTTTCTTCGGTTAGAGTTCTGGTTGTGGATGAAGGGAGTTTGGTGTCTGTAGGAATCTTCAAATCGGTCTTAAATTTATTGTGTGAGCACTCCAAACTTTCTAAGCTTATTATCCTTGGTAAGTTAAAATATTGTTGGAATTCTGATGTCTATTTCAAAGTCTTGTGGTTAGTTGGTTGTGTACACCACTTAGTTGGTTGTTTACACCAGAACTGATACTAAAGCTACACTAAGTTAAATCTGACCACTCTCCTAATCAGCTTGGGTTGTTCTGTTTTGGCCAGGATATTAGCAGGCTGGGATGTGAATGAAATAGGGTTGTGAAGGGTTACTGCTAATCACCTAAATGATGGCTATTAATATAGTAGAAGTGCCACAGATTCAGAGTAAATCAGGATGTGGAtcatttggaaataataaaaagtttgaatTATAGACcacttaaaagtaattttatgatTCTAAGCTAATAAATTAGACCTCACCAGCCTCTTAAGTTCTTCCAATTCTGGTAAGATCAGTTAGATTCTCTTGGGTTGTCATGCTTTGTAGAACATATgatttaatggagaaaaaaataaaatcacaattgGAGAATCAAGTTGTatatgaaaactatttttttttttaggtactTGAGGATGTATTTTAAGCAGTTGATTCTATTAATGGCTTAAGCCTTCTCTCTGCTTCCCCCAGTAcatgtttttcttatatttacgGCTTATTTGTTgcaagcaaaaaatatttttgatagagcAGAACATTACTATAAGATTACTGGAATGTATCTGTTATCAAATGCAtgtatttgttgtatattttgtacacttattttatctatttgagGCTATAGATTCTTCCACATTCAGTAAGACATTGAACATGATTGAAAAAGGGACTAACTACAATGTCTAAGGCtcgttttttttttccccctaatatGTTGACTAAAACATATGCCTCTACCCAGTTTCCCTGTGGTTATAGGTATGAAAGATGTTCAATTTAGATTTTGTCACCTTATtgtgttattactatttttatatcttatactgtttaaatgttgttttttgtaaaatatttaactttaaactcttaaataattttaaacaatcttGGGGGTATTTTTTCTCAGAGTAAGTCTTCCtactatatcttttttttttcttttaggtgaCATTAGACAGTTACCCAGTATTGAACCTGGTAACTTGCTGAAAGATCTTTTTGAGACTCTAAAATCAAGAAATTGTGCTATTGAGCTAAAGACAAACCATAGAGCAGAATCTCAGCTAATTGTGGACAATGCTACAAGGTATAATATTACTAAGAGTTTGCATTTTCTGTCTGttgtattagaaataaaaaaaaatggcatttgaaTTAGAATGATTTAGTACAATACATTTACTATACCGTTTAGCAAAACTCTTCCATCCTTCAGCTATAAACCTTTTGCCCTACAGTTAGAA from Papio anubis isolate 15944 chromosome 9, Panubis1.0, whole genome shotgun sequence includes the following:
- the HELB gene encoding DNA helicase B isoform X3 — encoded protein: MSLPLENKIPFRNVMTALQFPKIMEFLPVLLPRHFKWLIESGSKEMLKEIEEILGTHPWKLGFSKITYREWKLLRCEASWIAFCQCESLLQLMTDLEKNALIMYSKLKQICREHGHTYVEVNDLTLTLSDHMSFHAASDSLKFLKDIGVVTYEKACVFPYDLYQAERAIAFSICDLMQRPPWRLCVDVKKVLASIHTTKPENSSDDALNESKPDEARLENPVDVVDTQDSGDHIWTNGENEINAEISEVQLDQDQVEVPLDRDQVAALEMICSNPVTVISGKGGCGKTTIVSRLFKHIEQLEEREVKNACEDFEQDQNASEEWITFTEQSQLEAGKAIEVLLTAPTGKAAGLLRQKTGLHAYTLCQVNYSFYSWNQTMMTTNKPWKFSSVRVLVVDEGSLVSVGIFKSVLNLLCEHSKLSKLIILGDIRQLPSIEPGNLLKDLFETLKSRNCAIELKTNHRAESQLIVDNATRISRRQFPKFDAELNISDNPTLPISIQDKTFIFVRLPEEDASSQSSKTNHHSCLYSTVKTLLQENDLQNAKTSQFIAFRRQDCDLINDCCCKHYTGHLNKDHQNRLVFGIGDKICCTRNAYLSDLLPENISGSQQNNDLDTSGEDFSGTLHDFAKNKHDFESNVRLCNGEIFFITNDVTDVTFGMRRSLTINNMAGLEVTVDFKKLMKYCRIKHAWARTIHTFQGSEEQTVVYVVGKAGRQHWQHVYTAVTRGRCRVYVIAEESQLRNAIMKNSFPRKTRLKYFLQSKLSSSGAPPADFQSPQKSSGDSGGPSTPSASPLPVVTDHAMTNDVTWSEASLPDERTLTFAERWQLSSPDEVDTDDDLPKSRASKRTCGVNDDESPSKILMVGESPQVSSRLQNLRLNNLIPRQLFKPTDNQET